One genomic segment of Chelonia mydas isolate rCheMyd1 chromosome 1, rCheMyd1.pri.v2, whole genome shotgun sequence includes these proteins:
- the DDIAS gene encoding DNA damage-induced apoptosis suppressor protein isoform X1: MNGRRRLLAASVISVQNSNFVYPSCQNCFSKLILDSNRFNCLKCGCTGEAKDANYRYKLSLKVAGTSDLFAITVFGSSLDPFFGVTAGSLQRYIQDFNQVSGELDRDASPSVLIQAVKTCFIGRRFIFGVKSSENHDGGHSVSDNILQNCYRNNRLTRDLTACQIFLPNTAVAGFTVISYFRQLLQSANFRSSHSSSQRPGCPFIAIDQPSSELSSLCSSGSNSCFVQSSGRESFSGPWQQSFGLTSSSVDWVTTEDFSSLELGKAAGEQCKLQERRFSAELCTLSPSNQAIQDLQLCNPMNERNEQEDNEFSSLSSHSNTITATEKLESFSSLKREWSPDRNRSRLLQSPLDLKYSYPEIISRHDYFQENSFNSLLYQRKDYSFCTSAVSPNHGIAAGTSQDDSLIWDELPFSESLNEFIARIENNKSTISPVGLNAHKCSMHERSELDENHSKTSCRQGIVHTACKSTTTTGRFPQLAENVNTCKEHITSCHQSNLTPVNGQVSQSEPLTSILSTSTKGGRESDFLPNPPLLVLSQSAVRATSALSAGSFLQSEEANVNISNSAHSFTNLQCTMKDAESPYLQRREKPAHLHSLYDGCVADWENKENCSYPPDPRTDFTSSQELGCDPAAPYKAKNMHKSELEPLTELQENTVRAINQSDLLQNNSNHLKSSYNASADLFDASAREIETMVEFSDKSHNSSAQEDVLTEKYTASELECSPLDVDCSYSKCRSSLSLPPPFGIHSTPITYSLYDSELDLVDTQNFVPYSQSTPVARPLQKFRSQRGRESVLPKLTSKSPTKIHCKCKLSRPSFKNTLLRQFTSNFLKHKSSSNTAINKSVSQQSFINSEVPENDSKEWIPPSATKLLQPVAFSNLKTVGLQARSPAICKPLDKKTISEDKANNGKSRTDTCLRSRKLNPMNRAGIPATAKPANAAKASLLEDAVSGTCACSETQKSHSCATYLVGGLDEAVSWSPELFTEKYYF, translated from the exons GTATATTCAAGATTTTAACCAAGTATCAGGAGAGCTGGACAGAGATGCATCTCCAAGTGTGTTAATTCAAGCAGTCAAAACTTGTTTCATTGGGAGAAGATTTATATTTGGAGTGAAG AGCTCTGAAAACCATGATGGAGGGCACTCTGTTTCTGACAACATTTTGCAAAACTGCTACAGAAATAATAGACTTACAAGAGATCTTACAGCCTGCCAGATTTTCCTGCCAAACACGGCTGTTGCCGGCTTTACTGTTATCAGCTACTTCCGTCAGCTCCTGCAATCAGCTAATTTCAGGAGCAGTCACAGTAGCTCACAGCGACCTGGTTGTCCTTTCATTGCAATAGATCAGCCTAGCAGTGAGCTCAGCAGCTTGTGTAGCTCTGGCAGCAACTCATGTTTTGTTCAGTCAAGTGGCCGAGAGAGTTTTTCAGGACCCTGGCAGCAGTCCTTTGGCCTGACTTCTTCATCTGTTGATTGGGTAACAACAGAAGACTTTTCATCTTTAGAACTGGGCAAGGCTGCTGGTGAACAGTGTAAACTACAGGAGAGGCGTTTCTCTGCAGAACTATGCACCCTAAGCCCCAGCAACCAAGCCATTCAAGATTTACAGCTCTGTAACCCTATGAATGAGAGAAATGAACAGGAAGATAATGAATTCAGTTCACTATCTAGTCACTCAAACACGATCACTGCAACTGAAAAACTAGAGAGCTTCTCTTCTTTAAAGAGAGAATGGTCACCTGACAGGAACAGGTCCAGGTTGTTACAAAGCCCATTGGATTTAAAATACTCTTACCCAGAGATTATCAGCAGACATGATTACTTTCAAGAAAACTCTTTTAACTCCTTGCTTTACCAGAGAAAAGATTATTCATTTTGCACCTCAGCAGTGTCTCCTAATCATGGAATTGCAGCTGGAACTTCTCAGGATGACTCTCTGATTTGGGACGAGTTGCCGTTCTCTGAAAGTCTAAATGAATTCATAGCCAGAATTGAAAACAACAAGAGCACCATATCCCCAGTAGGTCTCAATGCTCATAAATGTTCCATGCATGAAAGAAGTGAGTTGGATGAAAATCATAGCAAAACATCATGTAGGCAAGGCATTGTACATACTGCCTGCAAATCAACCACCACAACAGGGAGGTTCCCACAACTAGCAGAGAATGTGAATACTTGCAAAGAGCATATTACCTCCTGCCATCAATCAAACCTCACTCCTGTAAATGGCCAAGTATCACAGAGTGAGCCTTTGACCAGCATTTTATCTACAAGtactaagggaggcagagagtctGACTTTTTACCTAACCCACCTCTGCTAGTGCTGTCACAGTCAGCAGTTAGAGCAACTTCTGCTCTTTCAGCGGGCAGTTTTCTACAATCTGAGGAAGcaaatgttaatatttcaaaCAGTGCCCATTCTTTCACCAACCTTCAGTGTACTATGAAAGATGCAGAAAGCCCGTATTTACAAAGGAGAGAGAAACCTGCCCACTTACATTCTCTATATGATGGCTGTGTCGCTGATtgggaaaataaagaaaattgtaGTTATCCACCAGACCCAAGAACAGATTTTACAAGTTCTCAAGAACTGGGCTGTGATCCAGCGGCTCCCTACAAAGCTAAAAATATGCATAAGAGCGAATTAGAACCATTAACTGAATTGCAAGAAAATACCGTTAGAGCTATAAACCAGAGTGACTTGCTACAGAACAACTCCAATCACCTCAAAAGCAGCTACAATGCTTCTGCTGACCTCTTCGATGCTAGCGCCAGAGAGATAGAAACCATGGTAGAATTTTCAGATAAGTCTCACAACTCTTCAGCACAGGAAGATGTTTTGACTGAAAAGTACACAGCATCTGAATTAGAGTGTAGTCCATTAGATGTTGACTGCAGCTATTCGAAGTGCAGATCCTCACTTAGTTTACCACCTCCTTTTggtatacacagtacacccataACTTACTCACTTTATGATTCAGAACTTGATCTGGTAGATACCCAGAACTTTGTTCCTTATTCACAGTCAACTCCTGTTGCAAGACCTCTTCAAAAATTCAGATCCCAGAGGGGGAGAGAATCAGTTCTCCCTAAATTGACATCTAAAAGTCCTACTAAAATCCACTGCAAATGTAAACTGTCTAGgccttcttttaaaaatactttattaaGACAATTTACCAGCAACTTCCTGAAACACAAAAGTTCAAGTAACACAGCCATCAATAAGTCTGTTTCACAGCAGTCGTTTATCAACAGCGAGGTGCCAGAGAATGACTCTAAAGAATGGATCCCTCCATCAGCAACAAAATTGTTACAGCCAGTtgcattttctaatttaaaaacagTTGGATTGCAAGCTAGGAGCCCAGCTATCTGCAAACCCCTTGACAAAAAAACTATTTCTGAAGACAAAGCCAACAATGGAAAGTCAAGAACTGATACATGTTTAAGAAGCAGAAAATTAAATCCTATGAATAGAGCTGGAATTCCAGCAACTGCTAAACCTGCAAATGCTGCTAAGGCCTCGCTTCTAGAAGATGCAGTCTCTGGAACTTGTGCCTGCTCAGAAACCCAGAAGAGCCATTCATGTGCAACTTATTTAGTGGGTGGACTGGATGAGGCAGTTAGCTGGTCTCCTGAACTGTTtacagaaaaatactatttctaa
- the DDIAS gene encoding DNA damage-induced apoptosis suppressor protein isoform X2 yields MNGRRRLLAASVISVQNSNFVYPSCQNCFSKLILDSNRFNCLKCGCTGEAKDANYRYIQDFNQVSGELDRDASPSVLIQAVKTCFIGRRFIFGVKSSENHDGGHSVSDNILQNCYRNNRLTRDLTACQIFLPNTAVAGFTVISYFRQLLQSANFRSSHSSSQRPGCPFIAIDQPSSELSSLCSSGSNSCFVQSSGRESFSGPWQQSFGLTSSSVDWVTTEDFSSLELGKAAGEQCKLQERRFSAELCTLSPSNQAIQDLQLCNPMNERNEQEDNEFSSLSSHSNTITATEKLESFSSLKREWSPDRNRSRLLQSPLDLKYSYPEIISRHDYFQENSFNSLLYQRKDYSFCTSAVSPNHGIAAGTSQDDSLIWDELPFSESLNEFIARIENNKSTISPVGLNAHKCSMHERSELDENHSKTSCRQGIVHTACKSTTTTGRFPQLAENVNTCKEHITSCHQSNLTPVNGQVSQSEPLTSILSTSTKGGRESDFLPNPPLLVLSQSAVRATSALSAGSFLQSEEANVNISNSAHSFTNLQCTMKDAESPYLQRREKPAHLHSLYDGCVADWENKENCSYPPDPRTDFTSSQELGCDPAAPYKAKNMHKSELEPLTELQENTVRAINQSDLLQNNSNHLKSSYNASADLFDASAREIETMVEFSDKSHNSSAQEDVLTEKYTASELECSPLDVDCSYSKCRSSLSLPPPFGIHSTPITYSLYDSELDLVDTQNFVPYSQSTPVARPLQKFRSQRGRESVLPKLTSKSPTKIHCKCKLSRPSFKNTLLRQFTSNFLKHKSSSNTAINKSVSQQSFINSEVPENDSKEWIPPSATKLLQPVAFSNLKTVGLQARSPAICKPLDKKTISEDKANNGKSRTDTCLRSRKLNPMNRAGIPATAKPANAAKASLLEDAVSGTCACSETQKSHSCATYLVGGLDEAVSWSPELFTEKYYF; encoded by the exons GTATATTCAAGATTTTAACCAAGTATCAGGAGAGCTGGACAGAGATGCATCTCCAAGTGTGTTAATTCAAGCAGTCAAAACTTGTTTCATTGGGAGAAGATTTATATTTGGAGTGAAG AGCTCTGAAAACCATGATGGAGGGCACTCTGTTTCTGACAACATTTTGCAAAACTGCTACAGAAATAATAGACTTACAAGAGATCTTACAGCCTGCCAGATTTTCCTGCCAAACACGGCTGTTGCCGGCTTTACTGTTATCAGCTACTTCCGTCAGCTCCTGCAATCAGCTAATTTCAGGAGCAGTCACAGTAGCTCACAGCGACCTGGTTGTCCTTTCATTGCAATAGATCAGCCTAGCAGTGAGCTCAGCAGCTTGTGTAGCTCTGGCAGCAACTCATGTTTTGTTCAGTCAAGTGGCCGAGAGAGTTTTTCAGGACCCTGGCAGCAGTCCTTTGGCCTGACTTCTTCATCTGTTGATTGGGTAACAACAGAAGACTTTTCATCTTTAGAACTGGGCAAGGCTGCTGGTGAACAGTGTAAACTACAGGAGAGGCGTTTCTCTGCAGAACTATGCACCCTAAGCCCCAGCAACCAAGCCATTCAAGATTTACAGCTCTGTAACCCTATGAATGAGAGAAATGAACAGGAAGATAATGAATTCAGTTCACTATCTAGTCACTCAAACACGATCACTGCAACTGAAAAACTAGAGAGCTTCTCTTCTTTAAAGAGAGAATGGTCACCTGACAGGAACAGGTCCAGGTTGTTACAAAGCCCATTGGATTTAAAATACTCTTACCCAGAGATTATCAGCAGACATGATTACTTTCAAGAAAACTCTTTTAACTCCTTGCTTTACCAGAGAAAAGATTATTCATTTTGCACCTCAGCAGTGTCTCCTAATCATGGAATTGCAGCTGGAACTTCTCAGGATGACTCTCTGATTTGGGACGAGTTGCCGTTCTCTGAAAGTCTAAATGAATTCATAGCCAGAATTGAAAACAACAAGAGCACCATATCCCCAGTAGGTCTCAATGCTCATAAATGTTCCATGCATGAAAGAAGTGAGTTGGATGAAAATCATAGCAAAACATCATGTAGGCAAGGCATTGTACATACTGCCTGCAAATCAACCACCACAACAGGGAGGTTCCCACAACTAGCAGAGAATGTGAATACTTGCAAAGAGCATATTACCTCCTGCCATCAATCAAACCTCACTCCTGTAAATGGCCAAGTATCACAGAGTGAGCCTTTGACCAGCATTTTATCTACAAGtactaagggaggcagagagtctGACTTTTTACCTAACCCACCTCTGCTAGTGCTGTCACAGTCAGCAGTTAGAGCAACTTCTGCTCTTTCAGCGGGCAGTTTTCTACAATCTGAGGAAGcaaatgttaatatttcaaaCAGTGCCCATTCTTTCACCAACCTTCAGTGTACTATGAAAGATGCAGAAAGCCCGTATTTACAAAGGAGAGAGAAACCTGCCCACTTACATTCTCTATATGATGGCTGTGTCGCTGATtgggaaaataaagaaaattgtaGTTATCCACCAGACCCAAGAACAGATTTTACAAGTTCTCAAGAACTGGGCTGTGATCCAGCGGCTCCCTACAAAGCTAAAAATATGCATAAGAGCGAATTAGAACCATTAACTGAATTGCAAGAAAATACCGTTAGAGCTATAAACCAGAGTGACTTGCTACAGAACAACTCCAATCACCTCAAAAGCAGCTACAATGCTTCTGCTGACCTCTTCGATGCTAGCGCCAGAGAGATAGAAACCATGGTAGAATTTTCAGATAAGTCTCACAACTCTTCAGCACAGGAAGATGTTTTGACTGAAAAGTACACAGCATCTGAATTAGAGTGTAGTCCATTAGATGTTGACTGCAGCTATTCGAAGTGCAGATCCTCACTTAGTTTACCACCTCCTTTTggtatacacagtacacccataACTTACTCACTTTATGATTCAGAACTTGATCTGGTAGATACCCAGAACTTTGTTCCTTATTCACAGTCAACTCCTGTTGCAAGACCTCTTCAAAAATTCAGATCCCAGAGGGGGAGAGAATCAGTTCTCCCTAAATTGACATCTAAAAGTCCTACTAAAATCCACTGCAAATGTAAACTGTCTAGgccttcttttaaaaatactttattaaGACAATTTACCAGCAACTTCCTGAAACACAAAAGTTCAAGTAACACAGCCATCAATAAGTCTGTTTCACAGCAGTCGTTTATCAACAGCGAGGTGCCAGAGAATGACTCTAAAGAATGGATCCCTCCATCAGCAACAAAATTGTTACAGCCAGTtgcattttctaatttaaaaacagTTGGATTGCAAGCTAGGAGCCCAGCTATCTGCAAACCCCTTGACAAAAAAACTATTTCTGAAGACAAAGCCAACAATGGAAAGTCAAGAACTGATACATGTTTAAGAAGCAGAAAATTAAATCCTATGAATAGAGCTGGAATTCCAGCAACTGCTAAACCTGCAAATGCTGCTAAGGCCTCGCTTCTAGAAGATGCAGTCTCTGGAACTTGTGCCTGCTCAGAAACCCAGAAGAGCCATTCATGTGCAACTTATTTAGTGGGTGGACTGGATGAGGCAGTTAGCTGGTCTCCTGAACTGTTtacagaaaaatactatttctaa